TTCAGCCGAGCTTGCCCCAATGCCGATGGAGCCCAGCGCCCCGGCGTTGGAGACGGCCGCGGCAAGCTCAGGCGTCGACACGCCGACCATCGGCGCCTGGACAATGGGGTAGCGGACGTGGGCGAGTCTCGTCAGCGAATTGGAAAAGCTCATGGTGCGTCCTCTGCTTTACGAGGGGGTGTCCTCTTCGGGGAAGCGCAGCGGCCCCAGGCTCTTTTTGACTTCCCTGAGCTGTTCGGCGAGCTTGGGGCCGCGGGTCTTGGCCACGCCTACGGCGAGCACGTCGACGAGCACCAGGTGCGCGATCCGCGAGCTCATGGGGGTGTAGATTTCGGTGTCTTCGAACACGTCGACGTAAAGCGCCAGGGTCACCTCCGCCGCCAGCGGCGAGCCGCTGGGGCACAGGCCGATGACGGTAGCGCCGGCTTCCCGGGCTAGGCGTACGCTTGCCACCAGCGCTCGGGTGCGCCCGGTCTGGGAGATGGCGACCACTACGTCGCCTTCCTTGAGCGTCACCGCCGACATGTTCTGCATGTGCGGGTCGGAGTAGGCGGAGGTGGAAATCTGCAGGCGGAAGAACTTGTGCTGGGCGTCCACGGCCACCGCGCCGGAGGCGCCAAAGCCGTAAAACTCCACCCGGTTGGCGCTGGCCAGGGCGTTGACTGCCTGCCCCAGCGCCTGGTTATCGATGCGGTCGCGTACCGAGAGCAGCGTGCCCACGGTGGAGTCGAAGATGCTGTGGGAAAACTCGGCCACGGAGTCGCTGTCGTTCATCGAAAACTGGGCGAACTGGCTGCCTGTGGCCAGCATCTGCGCCAGCCTGAGCTTGAAGTCCTGAAAGCCGGCGCAGCCCAGCGCCCGGCAGAAGCGCACCACGGTGGGCTCGCTGACCTTGGCTTCGGTAGCCAGGTCGACGATGCGCATGTGAATGACTTCCTCGGAGTTTCTCAGCACGAAGCGGGCCACTTTCTGCTCGGAGCGGCGCAGGTGCTCCATGCGGTGTCTCATTTCATCGAACAGGGCACGGCTCACAGCGGGCTCCCGGGTTGTGGCAGCGGCGAAGGCTGCGGTGGCACATAAGGCAGCGGTAAAGACCGCCGCCTGCGAGTGGCAGGTGCGTTCCGCGGCATTATCGCACGTTTGGCGCAGCCGGCGGGAAGGCGCTGCGGCTGGCGGTTCGCCACGAGCTTTATCATTTTGCCCGCTGGGCTATAGTAATAACGGACGCTGTGATAAAGGAAGCCGTCATAAAGGAAGTTTCGGGAGGAACGTCGCTATGCGTAACGTCGAACGTGTGACTTCGGTCAGGGCTCAGCTTCTCGATATTTTCATGGACATGGAGGTGGACGCCCACGAAACCCGTCGCCGCAACTCCGCCCGGCGCCACCTACGCGCTCGGCGCGGCATCGAGATGCACCAGGAGGTCCGCACCCTTGCCCGACAGATTGCCGATCTTGCCGACCCGCTGGGAGACAAGGCTGACACCGGCCTCCATTGAGCCCGTCACCCATTGCTCAACACGCAAAAACGCTTCGCCGGCTATTGGCCGGCGGGGCCCGGATTCGGTCAATCGGATGCCTGTTCCTCGGAATAGCTTTCTCGTTCTGCATGACGTTCGGCAAGAAAATTGCCGAGCGGCTCCATGGCGCTGATATGGTCGCAGAACGTCTTGACCGCGACGAGCA
This DNA window, taken from Halomonas piscis, encodes the following:
- a CDS encoding PA3496 family putative envelope integrity protein produces the protein MRNVERVTSVRAQLLDIFMDMEVDAHETRRRNSARRHLRARRGIEMHQEVRTLARQIADLADPLGDKADTGLH
- the hexR gene encoding transcriptional regulator HexR, which produces MSRALFDEMRHRMEHLRRSEQKVARFVLRNSEEVIHMRIVDLATEAKVSEPTVVRFCRALGCAGFQDFKLRLAQMLATGSQFAQFSMNDSDSVAEFSHSIFDSTVGTLLSVRDRIDNQALGQAVNALASANRVEFYGFGASGAVAVDAQHKFFRLQISTSAYSDPHMQNMSAVTLKEGDVVVAISQTGRTRALVASVRLAREAGATVIGLCPSGSPLAAEVTLALYVDVFEDTEIYTPMSSRIAHLVLVDVLAVGVAKTRGPKLAEQLREVKKSLGPLRFPEEDTPS